The Solibacillus sp. FSL W7-1464 genome contains a region encoding:
- a CDS encoding cytochrome (ubi)quinol oxidase subunit III, translating to MDLNQKFTPQTWPKHPEQATLEGKNKLVGLWIFLASDTVLFASVFATYIALKDSGPAGMEFSAKGLYELPLAFVMTMLLLTSSLTSVYAMYHMRNFNYSGVRTWMGITVLLGLGFLALEIYEFQHYVHIGFGYTQSAFSSAFFTLVGMHGLHVIIGLVWITGLIIRNSGRGLNLYNAPKFFAASLYWHFIDVVWVFIFTVVYLMGVVG from the coding sequence ATGGATCTTAATCAAAAATTTACTCCACAAACTTGGCCGAAACACCCTGAACAAGCTACTTTAGAAGGGAAAAACAAGTTAGTTGGACTTTGGATTTTCCTGGCATCGGATACAGTATTATTCGCGAGTGTATTTGCTACATATATCGCGCTTAAAGATAGCGGTCCGGCAGGGATGGAATTTTCGGCAAAGGGACTTTATGAATTACCGTTGGCGTTTGTGATGACAATGTTATTATTAACATCTTCATTAACATCTGTATATGCGATGTACCATATGAGAAACTTTAACTATTCCGGTGTTCGTACATGGATGGGGATTACAGTTTTATTAGGTCTGGGCTTCCTGGCATTGGAAATCTATGAATTCCAGCACTATGTACACATCGGGTTTGGTTATACACAATCGGCGTTCTCTTCTGCGTTCTTTACGCTGGTAGGGATGCACGGTCTGCATGTAATTATCGGGTTAGTATGGATTACAGGATTAATCATCCGCAATAGTGGCCGTGGGTTGAACTTATACAACGCACCGAAGTTCTTTGCAGCTTCACTGTACTGGCACTTCATTGACGTTGTTTGGGTATTCATTTTCACGGTAGTCTATCTGATGGGAGTGGTTGGATAA
- a CDS encoding cytochrome C oxidase subunit IV family protein codes for MGHETHVEVRTQAQFEYDREHAKAHMRKQVVNFAIMIFLTFIAFAAVLADFAPTFIIPIILLLAGVQVVLQLYAFMHLEDRTTHMVGVIEFFIWSAAFIAFTFFLAFTTIIWWG; via the coding sequence ATGGGACACGAAACTCATGTAGAAGTACGTACTCAGGCACAATTCGAATATGACCGAGAACATGCCAAAGCGCATATGCGTAAACAAGTAGTAAACTTTGCGATCATGATTTTCCTGACTTTTATCGCATTTGCCGCTGTACTGGCTGACTTTGCTCCAACATTTATCATTCCGATTATTTTATTATTGGCTGGAGTACAAGTAGTGCTGCAACTTTATGCTTTTATGCACTTGGAAGATCGCACGACACATATGGTTGGTGTAATTGAGTTCTTCATCTGGAGTGCAGCCTTCATCGCGTTCACGTTCTTCCTGGCGTTTACGACAATTATTTGGTGGGGTTAA
- the ctaG gene encoding cytochrome c oxidase assembly factor CtaG — MPISIFGFQALWSPYLLGCLLLVTAFYFLLTVTWREKFKVSEPLKNSEAAYFILGIISFYIIKGSPIDLLGHIMFTMHMTQMAFLLLLVPIFFIKGIPWWVWKVVVEAPVMRTIFAVFTKPLVSIIFFIGLFSVYHLPSVFDTIKLNEIYHLAYTAILFISAIFMYWPLLNNVEGQHEMKNMTKLAYIASNAVLITPACALIIFASSPMYGTYSDGDMWLKAMELCVPSSTLSGLTLSGPELFSSMDLLSDQQVGGVLMKIIQEIIFGVILFKIFRKWWNTERSNQQEITDNALKEFQNRTQY; from the coding sequence ATGCCAATAAGTATATTCGGTTTTCAAGCATTATGGAGCCCATATTTACTCGGGTGTTTACTACTCGTAACGGCTTTTTATTTTTTACTGACCGTTACATGGCGTGAAAAGTTTAAAGTGAGTGAACCATTAAAGAATAGTGAAGCGGCTTATTTTATACTGGGGATTATTTCTTTTTATATTATTAAAGGATCTCCAATTGATTTGCTTGGTCATATTATGTTTACGATGCATATGACGCAAATGGCATTTTTATTATTATTAGTGCCGATATTCTTTATAAAAGGAATTCCATGGTGGGTTTGGAAAGTAGTTGTGGAAGCACCGGTTATGCGGACAATTTTTGCTGTTTTCACAAAACCGCTCGTTTCTATCATCTTCTTTATCGGCTTGTTTTCGGTCTACCATTTACCATCCGTATTTGACACGATTAAATTAAATGAAATATACCATCTGGCTTATACAGCAATTTTATTTATTTCTGCAATTTTTATGTACTGGCCATTATTGAATAATGTTGAGGGTCAGCATGAAATGAAGAATATGACTAAATTGGCGTATATTGCCTCGAACGCAGTTTTGATAACACCGGCCTGTGCGCTTATTATATTTGCTTCGAGCCCAATGTACGGTACATACAGTGATGGTGACATGTGGCTGAAGGCGATGGAATTATGTGTCCCTTCTTCAACGTTGTCCGGACTTACTTTATCCGGTCCCGAGCTGTTCTCAAGTATGGATTTATTGAGCGATCAGCAAGTTGGCGGCGTTTTGATGAAAATCATCCAGGAAATTATATTTGGGGTTATTTTATTTAAAATTTTCCGTAAGTGGTGGAATACAGAGCGTTCAAATCAGCAGGAAATTACAGATAATGCTTTAAAAGAGTTTCAAAATAGAACGCAGTACTAA
- a CDS encoding DUF420 domain-containing protein gives MNLPILPTISTTFIVLSAVLVAIGWVLIAKRNVEAHRKVMLAAGVSALAFFIIYVSRTVFIGNTAFGGPDELKIYYTVFLVFHITLATVGAVFGLTSIISGLKSKLKLHRKIGAITSIIWFFVAITGVIVYSLLYIIYEGGETTSVFKAILGF, from the coding sequence ATGAATTTACCTATATTACCCACTATAAGCACGACGTTTATTGTCCTTAGTGCAGTGCTCGTAGCAATTGGATGGGTATTGATTGCAAAGAGAAATGTGGAAGCACATAGAAAAGTAATGTTGGCAGCGGGTGTATCGGCACTGGCATTCTTTATCATTTATGTATCACGTACTGTCTTCATTGGTAATACAGCCTTTGGTGGACCGGATGAGCTGAAAATATATTACACAGTCTTTTTAGTTTTCCATATAACATTGGCGACAGTTGGGGCGGTATTCGGTTTGACAAGTATAATTTCAGGACTTAAATCCAAGCTGAAATTACACCGCAAAATTGGTGCGATTACAAGTATAATTTGGTTCTTCGTAGCGATTACCGGGGTTATTGTGTATTCACTGCTTTACATTATTTATGAGGGCGGCGAAACAACGTCTGTTTTTAAAGCAATTTTAGGATTTTAA
- a CDS encoding YugN family protein yields the protein MYFENTQLEHVKVDQEVLTTVMGKFGLECHGAWDYDRMTFDRCYDVREGRFYLRVFCNAVSGDVGAHNATLNINKPAIGKYYYPHGVEYTDEVFPGHLVKECEKVLADVRRELSAYGI from the coding sequence ATGTATTTTGAAAACACACAACTCGAACATGTTAAAGTTGATCAAGAAGTTTTAACGACAGTAATGGGCAAATTCGGTTTAGAATGCCACGGTGCATGGGACTATGACCGTATGACATTTGACCGTTGCTATGATGTACGTGAAGGTCGTTTCTATTTACGTGTTTTTTGTAATGCAGTATCTGGTGATGTAGGTGCACATAATGCAACTTTAAACATCAACAAACCTGCAATTGGAAAATACTATTATCCACACGGTGTTGAATACACAGATGAAGTATTCCCGGGACATCTTGTAAAAGAATGTGAAAAAGTACTGGCAGATGTTCGCAGAGAGCTTTCAGCATACGGTATTTAA
- a CDS encoding CAP domain-containing protein, giving the protein MKVLFRILIIATCIGIVVYYSNEESSQTELLEGPPSITKPVIELEPSLPTEQYLPRPATGISTLIGKTSKEVLETYSTPKRIDPSEYGYEWWIYDTDTGLIMVSIKEDRVNQIYTNNNKFDIEPFVIGEPLDDIYRTTVLGQEITVELADNIYIFAMNEQDLHDRILVKYDNLYAQLYIDHETNQLYSVRFLDGETLVLHKPYEMQFIGELYEASTPSSYMQIDINLANRRQLTDLANSLRMQYELPSLLPSDTLASLADYNSEHMFLGMMDSQVTDNEYKIEEQLNEGQQNYERHGVNVATNYKDAIEVIHGWINSKEHRTLLMDEEFTHIGSGAFMNYYTQLYVKQK; this is encoded by the coding sequence ATGAAAGTTTTATTTCGCATATTGATTATTGCAACTTGTATCGGGATTGTCGTTTATTATTCAAATGAAGAGTCCTCTCAAACCGAATTATTGGAAGGCCCACCGAGCATTACGAAACCGGTAATCGAACTGGAACCTTCCCTACCAACTGAACAGTACCTTCCGCGACCAGCTACAGGTATTTCCACATTAATTGGAAAAACATCAAAGGAAGTATTGGAAACATATAGTACTCCGAAGCGAATCGATCCATCGGAATACGGGTATGAATGGTGGATCTATGATACTGATACTGGACTGATAATGGTCAGTATAAAGGAAGATCGTGTAAATCAGATTTATACAAATAATAATAAATTCGATATTGAACCTTTTGTAATCGGAGAGCCTTTGGATGATATTTATCGTACGACAGTGCTGGGGCAGGAAATAACGGTCGAACTCGCTGATAATATTTATATATTTGCAATGAATGAACAAGATTTACATGATCGCATTTTAGTGAAATACGATAATCTATATGCGCAATTATACATAGATCATGAAACGAATCAGCTTTACAGTGTCCGTTTTCTGGATGGGGAAACGCTTGTTTTACATAAGCCGTATGAGATGCAGTTTATAGGGGAGCTTTATGAAGCAAGTACACCGTCAAGCTATATGCAAATTGATATTAATTTGGCCAACAGGAGACAATTGACGGATTTGGCAAATTCCTTACGGATGCAATATGAATTGCCGTCTTTACTTCCTTCAGATACGCTCGCTTCATTGGCGGATTATAATAGTGAACATATGTTTTTGGGAATGATGGATTCTCAAGTGACAGATAATGAATATAAGATTGAAGAACAGTTGAATGAAGGACAGCAGAATTATGAGCGGCATGGAGTCAATGTGGCAACTAATTATAAAGATGCCATTGAGGTTATTCATGGCTGGATAAACTCGAAAGAACACAGGACATTGCTTATGGATGAGGAATTTACGCATATCGGTTCTGGAGCTTTTATGAATTACTATACACAACTGTATGTAAAGCAAAAATAA
- a CDS encoding UDP-N-acetylmuramoyl-L-alanyl-D-glutamate--2,6-diaminopimelate ligase has protein sequence MVRSETVQIGELIKDWPCTMKGSIRVEIRRVEDDANLILPGDAFIARKGNKSSGISYIDSALEKGAAAIIVDDENYFNEADLPVPIIWVPNCLSFIAYASAKIYNFPAEALTVIGVTGTNGKTTVTHFIGQILNRLDKRVMVIGTNGVFIDREKCYPEMEALTTLQAKNIQFLFKEAIRLDVPYVVLEASSIGLEKHRLDHCDIDIGIFLNVTEDHIEDHGSFERYKLSKQILSTLAKKNIINSDDSVCRSIGLATKGKRIFFGKGSHVDYFFQTLVDGPASTTCCIQHKKEKHIVNIPLVGDYQCSNVLAAVSCVAQLDFPLSDICNTIGNLELPEGRFEHVKNQLGLSIIVDYAHTPDAMKMILQTLKKHTKRRLIVMFSCGGNRDKAKRPKMGMIASIYADYIILTTDNARNESPQQINKQIREGFSSTQEYIECLNRKEAIEHALNYAEEGDTIVLLGKGHEKTQQIGDKQKYFSDLVFVREMVRQLEKRRLNNH, from the coding sequence ATGGTAAGGAGTGAAACCGTGCAAATTGGAGAATTGATTAAAGATTGGCCGTGCACTATGAAGGGCTCCATTAGAGTGGAAATAAGAAGAGTGGAAGACGATGCGAATCTTATTTTGCCTGGAGATGCTTTTATTGCCAGGAAAGGAAATAAGTCGAGCGGTATTTCGTATATTGATAGCGCTTTGGAAAAGGGCGCAGCAGCAATTATAGTAGATGATGAAAATTACTTTAATGAAGCGGATTTACCTGTACCGATTATTTGGGTACCGAACTGTTTAAGTTTTATCGCCTATGCAAGTGCAAAAATTTATAATTTCCCCGCAGAGGCATTAACCGTTATCGGGGTAACTGGAACAAACGGCAAAACAACTGTTACGCATTTTATCGGACAAATTTTAAACCGGTTGGATAAGCGCGTTATGGTAATCGGTACGAATGGTGTTTTTATCGACCGTGAAAAATGTTATCCGGAAATGGAAGCATTGACAACTTTACAGGCGAAAAACATACAATTTTTATTTAAGGAAGCAATCCGTCTTGATGTACCATACGTTGTGCTGGAAGCTTCATCCATTGGTCTAGAAAAGCACCGCCTGGATCATTGTGATATCGATATCGGAATTTTTTTGAATGTGACAGAAGACCATATTGAAGATCATGGCAGTTTCGAACGCTATAAACTATCCAAACAGATTTTATCGACCTTGGCTAAAAAGAATATTATAAACAGTGATGACAGTGTCTGTCGTTCCATCGGTTTGGCGACAAAAGGCAAACGGATTTTTTTCGGCAAGGGAAGCCATGTCGATTACTTTTTCCAAACGCTGGTTGATGGACCGGCATCAACGACTTGCTGTATTCAGCATAAAAAAGAGAAGCATATAGTGAATATCCCGTTGGTGGGAGACTATCAATGCAGCAATGTCCTTGCAGCAGTTAGCTGTGTTGCACAGCTTGATTTTCCGTTAAGTGACATATGCAATACAATAGGAAATCTAGAGTTGCCGGAAGGTCGGTTTGAACATGTGAAAAACCAGTTAGGCTTATCGATCATCGTCGATTATGCCCATACACCGGATGCCATGAAAATGATTTTGCAGACACTGAAAAAACATACGAAGCGCCGGTTGATTGTCATGTTCAGTTGCGGGGGTAACCGAGACAAAGCCAAACGGCCTAAAATGGGAATGATCGCATCGATTTATGCGGATTATATTATTTTAACGACAGACAATGCGCGCAATGAAAGCCCGCAGCAAATCAATAAGCAGATACGTGAAGGCTTTTCTTCTACACAGGAGTATATCGAATGTCTCAACCGAAAAGAAGCGATTGAGCATGCACTTAATTATGCGGAAGAAGGCGATACAATCGTGCTGCTAGGAAAAGGTCATGAAAAAACACAGCAAATTGGAGACAAACAAAAATATTTTTCCGATTTAGTATTTGTTCGGGAAATGGTAAGACAATTGGAAAAGCGTCGGTTGAACAATCATTGA
- a CDS encoding YlbF family regulator translates to MLMTSDWVFILDEVDELNAMILSSEQAEKLRLAKKAVYEDAELSAQIMAFQRLKDQYEDVQRFGKYHPDYNIIMKKIRTEKRLIDMNEQIAALKVAENDFQDLLDEISLLIGHSVSEAVKVPVSNPFFASSSSCGSGCGTGGGCSCSA, encoded by the coding sequence ATGCTCATGACTTCTGATTGGGTTTTTATTTTAGACGAGGTCGATGAATTAAATGCGATGATCCTTTCCTCTGAACAAGCCGAAAAACTTCGTCTTGCGAAAAAGGCAGTCTACGAGGATGCGGAATTAAGCGCACAAATTATGGCCTTTCAACGATTAAAAGACCAATATGAGGATGTACAACGCTTTGGCAAATATCATCCTGATTACAATATAATTATGAAAAAAATTCGAACAGAAAAGCGTCTGATCGATATGAATGAACAAATTGCGGCACTGAAGGTGGCGGAAAATGATTTTCAGGATCTGCTTGATGAAATCAGCCTGCTTATCGGCCATTCCGTTTCGGAAGCTGTAAAAGTTCCGGTAAGCAATCCGTTTTTTGCGAGCAGTTCTTCCTGCGGCAGCGGATGCGGTACAGGCGGCGGTTGTTCTTGTTCAGCGTAA
- a CDS encoding glycerophosphodiester phosphodiesterase family protein, with amino-acid sequence MGKKTKVALAIAAASAAAWAGTKAISKPQKRESKEALQFERPIIIAQHGGAGLAPEHSLLAFERAAEIGVDGFTVSVRLSKDEEIIAFHDATVDRTTNGSGFIKDFTFEQLKELNIGYNFEDLEGAFPYREQHILAVTLRQLIETYPDKLFIVNIQDSPDTYEGSLMPSKLWRLIEELNIQYQVIVTSPYSEQIDRFNLYAQNRIALGAGEGDIKKAMTSFTSQFGHLYHPKVDLFIVPLKQGVFNYDSPRFVKFLSELNVPTIYSDIDDLVTMNRVIRQGAMGIVTNRPDIAEVLIQKVSQ; translated from the coding sequence ATGGGTAAGAAAACTAAAGTAGCTTTAGCAATCGCGGCGGCTAGTGCGGCGGCATGGGCAGGAACAAAAGCGATTTCAAAGCCGCAAAAGCGTGAATCAAAAGAAGCATTACAATTTGAACGTCCAATTATTATCGCACAACATGGAGGCGCGGGTCTGGCACCTGAACATTCGTTACTTGCATTTGAACGAGCAGCGGAAATCGGTGTGGATGGCTTTACAGTAAGTGTCCGCCTTTCAAAAGATGAAGAAATTATCGCTTTTCATGATGCAACGGTAGACCGCACAACAAATGGCTCTGGCTTTATCAAAGATTTTACATTTGAACAATTAAAAGAACTCAATATCGGCTATAACTTTGAAGATTTAGAAGGTGCTTTCCCTTACAGAGAACAGCATATACTGGCCGTGACATTACGCCAATTAATCGAAACTTATCCAGATAAACTATTTATCGTAAACATTCAAGATAGCCCGGACACATATGAAGGCAGCTTAATGCCTTCTAAACTATGGCGCTTAATCGAAGAATTGAATATTCAATACCAAGTAATCGTTACAAGTCCTTACAGCGAACAAATCGACCGCTTCAATCTTTATGCACAAAACCGCATCGCTCTCGGTGCAGGTGAAGGCGATATAAAAAAAGCGATGACTTCATTTACAAGTCAATTCGGTCATCTGTATCATCCAAAGGTAGACTTGTTCATCGTCCCATTAAAACAAGGGGTTTTCAATTATGATTCTCCGCGCTTTGTTAAGTTTTTATCAGAACTTAATGTACCGACGATCTACAGCGACATTGATGATCTCGTAACAATGAACCGTGTCATCCGACAAGGGGCAATGGGTATCGTAACAAACCGTCCGGATATCGCAGAAGTACTCATCCAAAAGGTCTCGCAATAA
- a CDS encoding YlbG family protein — protein MNERQGLIIYVHQLKHAKSLRKYGHVNFISRRLKYVVIYCNRDEIETLKNKIQRLPFVKDVVESYRPFVKNEFENAKPDKAKEYDYKIGL, from the coding sequence ATGAATGAAAGACAAGGTTTAATTATATATGTTCATCAATTAAAACATGCGAAGTCGTTAAGGAAATATGGTCACGTAAATTTCATCTCCAGGAGATTAAAATATGTTGTGATTTATTGTAATCGAGACGAAATCGAAACATTGAAAAATAAAATACAACGCCTTCCATTTGTGAAAGACGTTGTTGAATCATACCGTCCATTTGTTAAAAATGAATTTGAAAATGCGAAGCCGGATAAGGCAAAAGAATACGATTACAAAATCGGATTATAA
- a CDS encoding DUF7147 family protein, translated as MIQQFIELGQGYGDIYELCELVKTNEHRFHNAFIFTATHDGNSVASLAVAFKPSGESKFMPIYICREGIPYSEEKLSKRIEIFKQTVQDVKQQENILEIKHSSVFSEKNQYYQYLIGILRLNRYIPPMQ; from the coding sequence ATGATTCAACAATTTATCGAACTCGGTCAAGGCTATGGCGATATATATGAGCTTTGCGAACTGGTCAAAACAAATGAGCATCGATTCCATAACGCATTTATTTTCACTGCAACTCATGATGGCAATTCAGTCGCTTCATTAGCCGTGGCTTTTAAACCATCAGGTGAAAGCAAATTCATGCCAATATATATTTGCCGCGAAGGGATTCCGTATAGCGAGGAAAAACTGTCAAAGCGAATTGAGATATTTAAACAAACGGTTCAAGATGTTAAGCAGCAAGAAAACATTCTTGAAATTAAACACTCATCTGTTTTTTCGGAAAAAAATCAATATTATCAATACCTAATTGGGATTTTGAGATTAAACCGTTACATACCACCGATGCAGTAA
- a CDS encoding RNA polymerase II yields the protein MKIAVSIFSFLTILIGTILFMQFQVYSDEVDSTEKGYRYSQEIEIVYRGESLDIRQHFKNLPKEELMIEWPKASINPDCFIENEHSCARLSEDSTKFEAGETQAQSISYVIPLKNGLQSRKLMKNVLATLKNGDVQFSTVHISTDKDVKGQWVTGLPLIGEQNLSLVNYSMFSGEGPVKDLFWQDGEFALQNEMGVVSIYSGTPLKAAFYEKLEKVNFISNEHLAIINGTNLDDADGFRMLFVPNATVAKVQQNVLITQLDALYDFGDSPYWLKELMASFLTGTVFGGEKTKEVAATVTAQLTDEQLTEWRERLRALEGKSISGELLDEELSEVLGASTKYISLNAQSEKSYPFLFNDPRNLYVNSEKQPAVQVVLKDGEVLYGADLLLETIGYDVSIGEHGYYAVSETREFRFPNEPGFYVFNQRRYDAVSLPIKQVAGQYFIEESWLQRLFIVEIEKTEDRINISAP from the coding sequence TTGAAAATTGCCGTTAGTATTTTTTCATTTTTAACGATACTAATCGGAACTATACTTTTTATGCAGTTCCAAGTTTATTCGGATGAAGTGGACTCAACAGAAAAAGGCTATCGTTATTCTCAGGAAATTGAAATTGTATACCGTGGCGAAAGCTTGGATATTCGCCAGCATTTCAAAAATTTACCGAAAGAAGAACTGATGATTGAATGGCCTAAAGCTTCCATTAATCCAGATTGTTTTATAGAAAATGAACATAGCTGTGCACGCTTGAGCGAAGACTCCACAAAATTTGAAGCCGGGGAAACGCAGGCACAATCGATTTCCTATGTCATTCCATTAAAAAACGGCTTACAGTCTCGTAAGCTTATGAAAAATGTTTTGGCGACGTTAAAAAACGGCGATGTCCAGTTTTCTACGGTACATATTTCCACAGATAAAGACGTGAAAGGTCAGTGGGTAACAGGTTTGCCGTTAATCGGTGAGCAAAATTTATCACTTGTCAACTATTCAATGTTTAGTGGGGAAGGCCCGGTGAAAGATCTGTTTTGGCAAGATGGTGAATTTGCGCTGCAAAATGAAATGGGCGTTGTCTCGATTTATTCAGGAACCCCATTAAAGGCAGCATTTTATGAAAAGCTTGAAAAAGTCAACTTTATAAGCAATGAACATCTTGCAATCATTAACGGCACGAATTTAGATGATGCCGACGGGTTCCGCATGCTTTTTGTACCGAATGCAACAGTGGCAAAAGTGCAGCAAAATGTCCTGATTACACAACTTGATGCTCTCTATGATTTTGGTGACAGTCCGTATTGGCTGAAAGAATTAATGGCATCCTTTTTAACGGGTACTGTATTTGGCGGTGAGAAAACAAAAGAAGTCGCTGCAACAGTTACGGCCCAATTAACGGATGAGCAACTGACGGAGTGGCGAGAACGTTTACGTGCATTGGAAGGCAAAAGTATCAGCGGGGAACTACTGGACGAGGAGCTGTCTGAAGTATTGGGAGCTTCTACAAAATATATATCGTTGAATGCACAATCAGAAAAGTCCTATCCGTTTTTATTCAATGACCCGCGTAATCTGTATGTCAATTCCGAAAAGCAGCCTGCCGTTCAAGTCGTACTAAAAGATGGGGAAGTATTGTACGGAGCAGATTTGCTGCTTGAAACAATCGGGTATGATGTAAGTATAGGTGAACATGGTTATTATGCAGTTAGTGAAACACGCGAGTTCAGATTCCCGAATGAACCCGGTTTTTATGTATTTAATCAGCGCCGGTATGACGCGGTATCTTTACCGATCAAACAAGTTGCCGGCCAATATTTCATAGAGGAATCGTGGTTACAGCGTTTGTTTATAGTTGAAATTGAAAAAACGGAAGACCGAATCAATATTTCGGCTCCTTAA
- the rsmD gene encoding 16S rRNA (guanine(966)-N(2))-methyltransferase RsmD, translating to MRVVAGDRKGMPLKAITGNTTRPTTDKVKESIFNMIGPFFNGGLAVDLFAGSGGLGIETLSRGADHALFIEKDARAFQVLQENIKKCRYEDVSELFRTDAMRAVKALLKRDIVIDYLFLDPPYHKKEYYDLVETLVEGGKLAQDAIIMCEHSTEVTLPKNYGRFNLVRQEEYGSTIISIYRHVEEEGEIV from the coding sequence ATGCGCGTTGTTGCAGGAGACAGAAAAGGGATGCCTTTAAAGGCGATTACAGGAAATACAACACGACCGACAACAGATAAAGTCAAAGAATCCATTTTCAATATGATCGGACCATTCTTTAATGGCGGATTGGCGGTTGATTTATTTGCCGGAAGTGGCGGGCTAGGTATCGAAACACTGAGCCGCGGGGCAGATCATGCGCTGTTTATCGAGAAAGATGCCCGTGCTTTCCAAGTGCTTCAGGAAAATATAAAAAAATGCCGTTATGAGGATGTTTCTGAACTTTTCCGTACCGATGCGATGCGAGCGGTGAAGGCTTTATTAAAAAGAGATATTGTCATTGACTATTTATTTTTGGATCCGCCCTATCACAAAAAAGAATATTATGATTTAGTCGAAACACTTGTTGAAGGCGGGAAGTTGGCGCAAGATGCCATCATTATGTGCGAACATTCAACAGAAGTTACATTGCCGAAAAACTACGGCCGCTTTAACTTAGTAAGACAAGAAGAATACGGCAGTACGATCATTTCTATTTATCGTCATGTAGAGGAAGAGGGAGAAATCGTTTGA
- the coaD gene encoding pantetheine-phosphate adenylyltransferase has product MTEKIAVVPGSFDPITNGHIDIIRRAADVFDTVYVAVLNNSAKKPLFSIEERSALINEATKDLPNIRIETSSGLLIDYAREKKAKAIVRGLRAVSDFEYEMQITSMNRVLDENIETFFIMSKNQYSFLSSSIVKEVAKYGGKVSELVPAHVEQALNEKFAK; this is encoded by the coding sequence TTGACAGAAAAAATCGCAGTAGTACCCGGAAGCTTTGATCCGATTACGAATGGTCATATTGACATCATTCGTCGGGCAGCCGATGTTTTTGACACAGTATATGTGGCAGTTTTAAATAACTCAGCAAAAAAACCATTGTTTTCAATTGAAGAACGCTCAGCCCTAATTAACGAAGCAACAAAAGATTTACCGAATATTCGAATCGAAACTTCTTCGGGATTACTGATCGATTATGCCCGTGAAAAGAAAGCGAAAGCCATCGTACGTGGTTTACGCGCCGTTTCCGACTTTGAATATGAAATGCAGATTACTTCAATGAACCGAGTACTTGATGAAAATATTGAAACATTTTTCATCATGTCAAAAAATCAGTATTCATTTTTAAGTTCAAGTATCGTCAAAGAAGTAGCCAAGTACGGCGGAAAAGTAAGCGAACTCGTACCAGCTCACGTTGAACAGGCACTAAACGAAAAATTTGCCAAATAA